One Serinicoccus chungangensis genomic window carries:
- a CDS encoding GNAT family N-acetyltransferase, giving the protein MSYTVARRKPTVEEHRRLSESVGWADAFWWEAMPASLAGSTCGVVVHQDGGELVGMGRVVGDGAFYFYIQDVVVHPDYQGCGVGRTIVDELVDQIRQQAPGHCFVGLFATPAAETLYRKLGWGEQEMLGMWKVVRD; this is encoded by the coding sequence ATGTCCTACACCGTCGCGCGGCGCAAGCCCACCGTCGAGGAGCACCGTCGATTGTCTGAGTCCGTCGGCTGGGCCGACGCCTTCTGGTGGGAGGCGATGCCCGCGTCCTTGGCCGGCTCTACCTGCGGTGTGGTGGTCCATCAGGACGGCGGTGAGCTCGTGGGGATGGGGCGGGTGGTGGGAGACGGTGCCTTCTACTTCTACATCCAGGACGTGGTGGTGCATCCGGACTATCAAGGCTGCGGGGTAGGACGGACCATCGTGGACGAGCTCGTGGACCAGATCAGGCAGCAGGCGCCGGGCCACTGTTTTGTCGGCCTCTTTGCCACACCGGCCGCAGAGACGCTCTATCGGAAGCTGGGGTGGGGAGAGCAGGAGATGCTCGGTATGTGGAAGGTCGTCAGGGACTGA
- a CDS encoding type II toxin-antitoxin system PemK/MazF family toxin has translation MLRGEILLVDLDPVRGSEANKRRPAVLVSNDRANTMAQRLGRGVVTVLPVTSNVERVFPFQVLLPADETGLRVDSKAQAEQVRSVAVERVGPAVGRVPPRLMAAVDEALRIHLQL, from the coding sequence ATGCTGCGCGGTGAGATCCTTCTCGTCGATCTGGATCCAGTTCGCGGTAGCGAGGCCAACAAGCGGCGTCCCGCGGTGCTTGTCAGCAATGACCGGGCGAACACCATGGCTCAACGACTCGGTCGTGGAGTCGTCACCGTCCTGCCCGTGACCAGCAACGTGGAGCGGGTCTTCCCGTTCCAGGTGTTGCTGCCAGCTGACGAGACAGGACTGCGGGTGGACTCCAAGGCCCAGGCGGAGCAGGTGCGCTCGGTCGCAGTCGAAAGGGTCGGGCCTGCAGTAGGCCGGGTGCCGCCCCGCCTCATGGCTGCGGTCGACGAAGCGTTGCGAATCCATCTCCAACTATGA
- a CDS encoding ribbon-helix-helix domain-containing protein produces MKVSVSLSEEDLAALDRYVEEAGLESRSAAVQQAIRRLQDPQLEAAYAAAWEEWAVVGDEDAWASASSDGLTDAAR; encoded by the coding sequence ATGAAGGTGAGCGTGAGTCTGAGCGAGGAAGACCTCGCGGCCCTCGACCGATACGTCGAAGAAGCTGGCCTCGAGTCGAGGTCCGCTGCCGTCCAGCAGGCCATCCGCCGCCTACAAGACCCGCAGCTGGAGGCGGCCTATGCCGCCGCCTGGGAGGAGTGGGCCGTCGTTGGGGACGAGGACGCCTGGGCATCAGCGTCCTCGGACGGGCTAACCGATGCTGCGCGGTGA